Proteins from one Mesorhizobium sp. M9A.F.Ca.ET.002.03.1.2 genomic window:
- the galE gene encoding UDP-glucose 4-epimerase GalE yields the protein MTVLVTGGAGYIGSHMVWELLDAGDSVVVLDRLSTGFEWAVAPEAKLVVGDVADKELVGSIIRDNHVDAIIHFAGSIVVPESVADPLGYYENNTCKTRTLIETAVREGVPNFIFSSTAAVYGGAGLEPVREDARLAPESPYGLSKLMSEWMLRDAATAYGLRYTALRYFNVAGADPKGRTGQSTPGATHLIKVASETALGKRPFMQVFGTDYPTPDGTCMRDYIHVSDLAAAHRLALERLRAGGASLVANCGYSHGYSVLEVIDSVRRVFGDDFEVRMGERRPGDAAAVVANSELARRELGWTPQRDDLDLIVADALAWERILTGKNSARS from the coding sequence ATGACGGTTTTGGTGACAGGCGGTGCCGGCTATATCGGCAGTCACATGGTCTGGGAGCTGCTGGATGCTGGCGACAGTGTTGTCGTTCTCGACCGGCTTTCGACCGGTTTCGAATGGGCGGTGGCGCCCGAGGCGAAGCTGGTCGTCGGCGATGTCGCCGACAAGGAGCTGGTCGGTTCGATCATCCGCGACAATCATGTCGACGCGATCATCCATTTCGCCGGCTCCATCGTGGTTCCCGAATCGGTTGCCGACCCGCTCGGCTATTACGAGAACAACACCTGCAAGACGCGCACGCTGATCGAAACCGCGGTGCGCGAAGGCGTGCCCAATTTCATCTTTTCTTCGACCGCCGCCGTCTATGGCGGCGCTGGGCTGGAGCCGGTGCGCGAGGATGCCCGCCTTGCACCGGAATCGCCCTACGGCCTGTCCAAGCTGATGAGCGAATGGATGCTGCGCGACGCCGCAACCGCCTATGGCTTGCGCTATACGGCGCTGCGCTACTTCAACGTCGCCGGCGCCGACCCGAAGGGCCGCACCGGTCAGTCGACGCCGGGCGCCACGCATCTGATCAAGGTCGCCAGCGAGACGGCGCTCGGCAAGCGCCCCTTCATGCAGGTGTTCGGCACCGACTATCCGACACCCGACGGCACCTGCATGCGCGACTACATCCATGTCAGCGACCTGGCGGCGGCGCATCGGCTGGCGCTGGAGCGGCTGCGCGCCGGCGGAGCAAGCCTCGTTGCCAATTGCGGCTACAGCCACGGCTATTCGGTGCTCGAGGTGATCGACAGCGTGCGCCGCGTCTTCGGCGATGATTTCGAGGTGCGGATGGGCGAGCGCCGTCCAGGCGACGCCGCGGCGGTAGTCGCCAATTCGGAGCTGGCGCGCCGCGAGCTCGGCTGGACCCCGCAACGCGACGACCTCGACCTGATCGTCGCCGACGCGCTGGCCTGGGAGCGCATCCTGACCGGTAAGAATTCAGCGCGGAGCTGA
- a CDS encoding pyridoxal phosphate-dependent aminotransferase, translated as MTLIENLRAEARAAPESGIVAVMNRGRGRDGMIPLWAGEGDLPTPAFITDAAARALAGGETFYTWRQRGIPELRQALARYYVRHFGKSFVEEEFIVTGSGMQAIQLALDAVAGKGDEVVYLSPAWPNFAAAAGLAGAIPVAVTLDQSGNGWSCDVGKIEAAITPRTKALFVNTPSNPTGWTADRETLQAILDLARARGLWIIADEIYSLFHYGDSRAPSFIDIMADEDRILFVNSFSKNWAMTGWRVGWIKIHPSLQQVFENLVQYSTSGVAQFMQRGAVVALDEGDAFIVEQVERARAARDLVCAILAETGRARFTVPQGAFYLFFAVDGITDSRAAAFDIVDRANVGLAPGTAFGPGGEAFFRLCFHRRLDQLEEAAHRLAKWIRTA; from the coding sequence ATGACCCTGATCGAGAATTTGCGCGCCGAGGCCCGGGCCGCGCCTGAAAGCGGCATTGTCGCCGTCATGAACCGCGGCCGCGGGCGCGACGGCATGATCCCGCTTTGGGCGGGCGAAGGCGACCTGCCGACGCCAGCCTTCATCACCGATGCCGCCGCCCGGGCGCTGGCCGGCGGCGAAACCTTCTATACCTGGCGGCAGAGGGGCATTCCCGAACTGCGACAGGCGCTCGCCCGCTATTACGTCAGGCATTTCGGCAAATCCTTCGTCGAGGAGGAATTCATCGTCACCGGTTCGGGCATGCAGGCCATCCAACTGGCGCTCGACGCGGTCGCCGGCAAGGGCGACGAGGTCGTCTATCTGTCGCCGGCCTGGCCGAATTTCGCCGCTGCCGCCGGCTTGGCAGGCGCCATCCCGGTCGCTGTCACGCTCGACCAGTCAGGCAATGGCTGGTCCTGCGACGTCGGCAAGATCGAGGCGGCGATCACGCCAAGGACAAAGGCGCTGTTCGTCAACACGCCGTCCAACCCGACCGGCTGGACCGCCGACAGGGAGACGCTGCAGGCGATCCTCGACCTTGCCCGCGCAAGGGGCCTGTGGATCATCGCCGACGAGATCTATTCGCTGTTCCACTACGGCGATAGTCGCGCGCCGTCCTTCATCGACATCATGGCCGACGAGGATCGCATCCTGTTCGTCAACAGTTTTTCCAAGAACTGGGCGATGACCGGCTGGCGGGTCGGCTGGATCAAGATCCATCCGTCGCTGCAGCAGGTGTTCGAGAATCTGGTCCAGTATTCGACCTCGGGCGTCGCCCAGTTCATGCAGCGTGGCGCGGTCGTCGCCCTCGATGAAGGCGACGCCTTCATCGTCGAGCAGGTGGAGCGGGCAAGGGCAGCGCGCGACCTGGTCTGCGCGATCCTCGCCGAGACTGGCAGGGCGCGCTTCACCGTACCGCAGGGCGCGTTCTATCTGTTCTTCGCGGTCGACGGTATCACCGATTCACGTGCTGCCGCCTTCGACATTGTCGACCGCGCCAATGTCGGCCTGGCACCCGGAACCGCATTCGGTCCCGGCGGCGAAGCCTTTTTCAGGCTGTGTTTCCACCGTCGTCTCGACCAGCTCGAGGAAGCGGCGCACCGGCTGGCGAAGTGGATCAGAACTGCTTGA
- the hemA gene encoding 5-aminolevulinate synthase, giving the protein MNYQRFFEDAIDQLHAERRYRIFADLERIVGKFPRAIWRANGRAQEITVWCSNDYLGMGQHPDVITAMQNAAGKMGSGAGGTRNISGTSNPLVELELELADLHDKEAALVFTSGFVSNEASISTIARLLPNCLIISDELNHASMIEGVRRSGAEKKIFRHNDVAHLESLLQAAGRERAKLIVFESVYSMDGDIAPIKQIVELAERYNAMTYIDEVHAVGMYGPRGGGITEREGLAGRIDIIEGTLAKAFGTLGGYITGTSAVIDAVRSYAPGFIFTTALPPAIAAAATTSIRHLKRSQAERDAQQRQAARTKHVLAAAGLPVMDSATHIVPLLVGDPELCKMASDRLLGVHGIYIQPINYPTVPRGTERLRITPTPFHSDQLIAELQDALVETWDALGIPYGSAGRPSVAESDRVIPLLVPKSGG; this is encoded by the coding sequence ATGAACTATCAGCGGTTCTTCGAAGATGCGATCGACCAGCTCCATGCAGAGCGTCGCTACCGCATCTTCGCCGACCTCGAGCGCATCGTAGGGAAATTCCCGCGCGCGATCTGGCGCGCCAACGGCCGCGCCCAGGAAATCACCGTCTGGTGCTCCAACGACTATCTCGGCATGGGCCAGCATCCCGACGTCATCACGGCAATGCAGAACGCCGCCGGCAAGATGGGATCTGGCGCCGGTGGCACCCGCAACATTTCCGGCACCAGCAACCCGCTGGTCGAGCTCGAACTGGAGCTGGCCGACCTGCACGACAAGGAAGCCGCATTGGTCTTCACCTCCGGCTTCGTCTCCAACGAAGCCTCGATCTCGACCATTGCGCGACTCCTGCCCAACTGCCTGATCATCTCGGACGAACTCAATCACGCCTCGATGATCGAAGGCGTGCGGCGTTCGGGCGCCGAGAAGAAGATCTTCCGCCATAACGACGTTGCGCATCTCGAAAGCCTGCTACAGGCGGCGGGCCGCGAGCGTGCCAAGCTGATCGTCTTCGAGAGCGTCTATTCGATGGATGGCGACATCGCGCCGATCAAGCAGATCGTCGAGCTTGCCGAGCGCTACAACGCCATGACCTATATCGACGAGGTCCATGCCGTCGGCATGTACGGACCGCGCGGTGGCGGTATCACCGAGCGCGAAGGGCTGGCCGGCCGTATCGACATCATCGAAGGTACGCTGGCCAAGGCATTCGGCACACTCGGCGGCTATATCACCGGCACAAGTGCCGTGATCGACGCCGTGCGCTCCTATGCGCCGGGCTTCATCTTCACCACGGCGCTGCCGCCGGCCATCGCCGCCGCCGCGACCACGTCGATCCGCCATCTGAAGCGCTCGCAGGCCGAGCGCGACGCACAGCAGCGCCAGGCCGCGCGGACCAAGCATGTCCTTGCCGCCGCCGGCTTGCCGGTGATGGACTCCGCCACCCACATCGTTCCGCTGCTCGTCGGCGATCCCGAACTCTGCAAGATGGCCAGCGACCGCCTGCTCGGCGTCCACGGCATCTACATCCAGCCGATCAACTACCCGACCGTGCCGCGCGGCACCGAACGGCTGCGCATCACGCCGACGCCGTTCCATTCGGATCAACTGATCGCGGAACTTCAGGACGCGCTGGTCGAGACCTGGGATGCTTTGGGCATCCCTTACGGCTCCGCCGGCCGGCCTTCGGTAGCCGAGAGCGACCGCGTCATTCCGTTGCTGGTGCCGAAGTCCGGCGGCTGA
- a CDS encoding alanine racemase: MSGPQVAIDLGRIERNARTIVERCALSGIKVFGVTKGTCGMPQVARAMLRGGVAGIAESRFENIRRLRDSGITAPIMLLRSPPMARIEEVVRTVDISLQSELATIRELSRIAERMGRVHDILLMIDLGDLREGIWPNDLVPTVEQILALKGVRIAGIGTNLGCFGAIMPTEENLGQLVAHAYKTERLSGARLDWISGGASSSLTLLLEGRLPAGINNLRVGEAILQGGVETFRETPWAELEPDACRLTSELIEVKLKPSRPIGQSGYDAFGNQPVFPDEGDRLRAIANIGREDVLVEGLIPIAKGVRVLGASSDHLLLDVHDADPPPAVGDRVAFRMSYGAMLLAMTSEYVEKAPMHDVEDFSGRKMVSISAEPAAAGILAREATGARLEAMNFDVVELADIERPPSGLIRLTAGSDRRIAHKALTATARATHSFGLIWIDSIAALMPEGEDSIDLPEGSVLARALGLDHKPGALLPQLSPENVVIVGLRHADPAEVRVLKDSRVTAFTMTDIDAMGMRDLMHEAIRIATSGTQGFHVSYSPDVTEFAGWAAGSGGLTVRETHQAMEAIALSGGLLSMDVSGLTSGFEPRLATETVNFVMSAFGKRIL, from the coding sequence ATGTCGGGACCGCAAGTCGCCATCGACCTTGGCCGCATCGAGCGCAATGCGCGCACGATCGTCGAACGCTGTGCCCTGTCCGGCATCAAGGTCTTCGGTGTCACCAAGGGCACTTGCGGCATGCCCCAAGTGGCGCGCGCCATGCTGCGCGGCGGCGTCGCCGGCATTGCCGAATCGCGCTTCGAAAACATCCGCCGGCTGCGCGACAGCGGCATCACCGCCCCGATCATGCTGCTGCGCAGCCCGCCGATGGCGCGCATCGAGGAGGTGGTGCGCACCGTCGACATCAGCCTGCAATCCGAACTCGCCACCATCCGAGAGCTATCGCGCATCGCCGAACGCATGGGCCGCGTCCATGACATCTTGCTGATGATCGATCTCGGCGACCTCAGGGAGGGTATCTGGCCGAACGATCTCGTGCCGACTGTCGAGCAGATCCTGGCGCTCAAGGGCGTGCGCATCGCCGGCATCGGCACCAATCTCGGCTGCTTCGGCGCCATCATGCCGACGGAAGAAAATCTCGGGCAACTCGTCGCCCATGCCTACAAGACCGAGCGGCTTTCCGGCGCAAGGCTCGACTGGATCTCGGGCGGAGCGTCGTCGTCGCTGACGCTGCTGCTCGAAGGCAGGCTGCCCGCCGGCATCAACAATCTGCGCGTCGGTGAGGCGATCCTGCAGGGTGGCGTCGAGACCTTCCGCGAGACGCCGTGGGCTGAACTCGAGCCCGACGCCTGCCGGCTGACCAGCGAACTCATCGAGGTCAAGCTGAAGCCGTCGCGGCCGATCGGCCAATCCGGCTACGACGCGTTCGGCAACCAGCCGGTGTTTCCCGACGAGGGCGACAGGTTGCGCGCCATCGCCAATATCGGCCGCGAGGACGTGCTGGTCGAAGGGCTCATTCCGATCGCCAAGGGCGTGCGGGTGCTGGGCGCCTCCAGCGACCATCTGCTGCTCGACGTGCACGACGCCGATCCGCCGCCCGCCGTCGGCGACCGCGTCGCCTTCCGCATGAGCTATGGCGCCATGCTGCTGGCGATGACCTCGGAATATGTCGAAAAGGCCCCGATGCATGACGTCGAGGATTTTTCCGGCCGCAAGATGGTGTCGATATCGGCCGAACCGGCCGCCGCCGGCATCCTCGCCAGGGAGGCGACCGGCGCCCGGCTGGAGGCGATGAATTTCGACGTCGTCGAACTGGCCGATATCGAGCGGCCACCCTCCGGCCTGATCCGGCTCACCGCCGGGAGCGACCGGCGCATCGCCCACAAGGCGCTGACAGCGACCGCGCGGGCCACACACTCCTTCGGCCTGATCTGGATCGATTCCATCGCAGCACTCATGCCGGAAGGCGAAGACAGCATCGATCTGCCGGAAGGCTCGGTGCTGGCGCGTGCGCTCGGCCTCGACCACAAGCCCGGCGCCTTGCTGCCGCAGCTGTCGCCGGAAAACGTCGTCATCGTTGGGCTGCGCCATGCCGATCCGGCCGAGGTGCGGGTGCTGAAGGATTCGCGCGTCACAGCCTTCACCATGACCGACATCGACGCCATGGGCATGCGCGACCTGATGCACGAGGCGATCCGCATCGCCACCTCCGGCACGCAGGGCTTCCATGTCAGCTATTCCCCTGATGTGACCGAATTCGCCGGCTGGGCGGCTGGTTCCGGCGGCCTCACGGTGCGCGAAACGCATCAGGCGATGGAGGCTATCGCGCTCTCCGGCGGGCTATTGTCGATGGACGTCTCCGGCCTGACGTCAGGTTTCGAACCGCGATTGGCGACGGAAACGGTCAATTTCGTCATGTCGGCTTTTGGTAAGCGGATTTTGTAG
- a CDS encoding FGGY-family carbohydrate kinase has translation MTRHVAVIDIGKTNAKVALVDLAEMREVALRRVANAPVADGPYPHHDVELLWSFILDSLAAINRDQRIGAISITTHGATGVLVDAAGKLALPVLDYEFTGPDAVAEDYDAIRPAFAETGSPRLPVGLNLGAQLFWQQKRFPADFARAAAILMYPQYWTLRLTGVAANEVTSLGCHTDLWNPWKADFSSLVDKMEWRRLMAPVRPAKDRLGLILPALAARTGLDPQTPVFCGLHDSNASLLPHLLSDRPPFAVVSTGTWVVSMAVSGNTVALDAARDTLVNVNALGDPVPSARFMGGREFSLLTQGQSQDWTGEDVEAVFTRTALLLPATQQGSGPFAHHTAAWLNAGGLSNGQRFAAVSFYLALMTATSLELIGADGPAIVEGPFARNRLFTQMLAAATARAVVASEAATGTSIGAALLASHQRTIQGKGDRIEPPIEPAWADYARSWRAAVDACR, from the coding sequence ATGACCCGCCACGTCGCCGTCATCGATATCGGCAAGACCAATGCCAAGGTGGCGCTGGTCGATCTCGCCGAGATGCGCGAAGTCGCGCTGCGCCGCGTGGCGAACGCGCCCGTTGCCGACGGCCCCTACCCGCACCACGACGTCGAGCTTCTATGGTCGTTCATCCTCGACAGCCTCGCAGCGATCAACCGCGACCAGCGCATCGGTGCGATATCGATCACCACCCACGGCGCGACGGGCGTGCTGGTTGACGCGGCCGGCAAATTGGCGCTGCCAGTGCTCGACTATGAATTCACCGGGCCAGACGCCGTTGCCGAGGACTATGACGCGATCCGCCCGGCCTTCGCCGAGACGGGCTCGCCGCGCCTGCCGGTCGGCCTCAATCTCGGCGCGCAGCTCTTCTGGCAGCAGAAGCGGTTTCCGGCGGATTTCGCCAGGGCCGCCGCGATCCTGATGTATCCGCAATACTGGACCTTGCGCCTGACCGGCGTCGCCGCCAACGAGGTGACTTCGCTTGGCTGCCACACGGACCTGTGGAACCCGTGGAAGGCGGATTTTTCGTCGCTGGTCGACAAAATGGAATGGCGCCGCCTGATGGCGCCGGTGCGGCCGGCGAAGGATCGCCTGGGCCTAATCCTGCCCGCCCTTGCTGCACGAACCGGTCTCGACCCGCAAACGCCGGTGTTTTGCGGCCTGCACGATTCCAACGCATCGCTGCTGCCGCATCTCCTGTCCGACAGACCGCCCTTCGCCGTCGTCTCGACCGGCACCTGGGTGGTGTCGATGGCCGTCAGCGGCAACACGGTCGCGCTCGACGCGGCGCGCGACACGCTGGTTAATGTCAATGCGCTCGGCGATCCGGTGCCATCGGCGCGCTTCATGGGCGGCCGTGAGTTTTCGCTGCTGACGCAAGGCCAGTCGCAAGACTGGACCGGAGAGGATGTGGAGGCGGTGTTCACCAGGACAGCTCTGCTGCTGCCGGCAACGCAACAGGGTTCGGGGCCGTTTGCGCACCACACCGCCGCATGGCTCAACGCCGGAGGCTTGAGCAACGGCCAGCGCTTTGCCGCTGTCTCTTTCTACCTGGCGCTGATGACGGCGACCAGCCTCGAACTGATCGGCGCCGATGGTCCTGCCATCGTCGAGGGCCCGTTCGCCCGCAACCGGCTTTTCACGCAGATGCTGGCGGCAGCAACGGCGCGCGCCGTCGTTGCGTCCGAGGCCGCGACCGGCACCAGCATCGGCGCCGCCTTGCTGGCGTCGCACCAAAGAACGATCCAAGGCAAAGGCGACAGGATCGAACCGCCGATTGAGCCAGCCTGGGCGGACTATGCGCGCTCGTGGCGTGCGGCAGTCGACGCGTGTCGCTGA
- a CDS encoding D-amino acid dehydrogenase: MRILVLGAGVVGTAAAYYLASDGHEVTVIERHPMAACGTSQSNAGLVSPGDATAWASPAALRTFLRALYNHDLGIKVRLRFDPYFFAWSLRFLRQCTHARLRANTDIKLRLALYSRDCINAISADTGIHYDERKKGILYFFRSQQSLDTGTDNYRYLAQHGLPIEIVGRDRLVELEPGLAGARDKIAGGVYSPIDQTGDSNQFTRNLAAYAAEKLGVRFLYGTTVEGLDIEGDRVRAVTTSAGPIAGDAVVISMGPESGLLGRRYAIDLPVYPVKGYTATVPLEDDSKGPTMGGADEDQLIAYSRLGNRLRLASTAEFTGFDRTHKPSDFAAMFRTGKELFPGAFDESKAELWAGLRPMMPNSVPVIGQARYRNLYLDTGHGHVGWTMACGSGKFLADVVAGRKPDIDPQGLVYRG, encoded by the coding sequence ATGAGAATATTGGTGCTCGGAGCCGGTGTCGTCGGCACGGCAGCCGCCTATTATCTGGCCAGCGATGGCCACGAGGTCACGGTGATCGAGCGCCATCCGATGGCGGCGTGCGGCACCAGCCAGTCGAATGCCGGCCTGGTGTCGCCGGGCGACGCCACCGCCTGGGCTTCGCCCGCCGCATTGAGGACATTCCTGCGCGCGCTCTACAATCACGATCTCGGCATCAAGGTGCGGCTGCGCTTCGATCCTTATTTCTTCGCCTGGAGCTTGCGCTTCCTGCGCCAATGCACGCATGCGCGTTTGCGCGCCAACACCGACATCAAGCTGCGCCTGGCGCTCTATTCGCGCGACTGCATCAACGCCATCTCCGCCGACACCGGCATTCACTATGACGAGCGCAAGAAGGGCATCCTCTATTTCTTTCGCTCGCAGCAGAGTCTTGATACCGGCACCGACAATTACCGCTATCTTGCCCAACACGGTCTGCCGATCGAGATCGTCGGCCGCGACCGGCTGGTCGAACTCGAGCCCGGCCTTGCCGGAGCCAGGGACAAAATAGCCGGCGGCGTCTATTCGCCGATCGACCAGACCGGCGACTCCAACCAGTTCACCCGGAACCTCGCTGCCTATGCCGCCGAGAAACTCGGTGTTCGGTTTCTCTACGGTACGACGGTCGAAGGCCTCGACATCGAAGGCGACCGGGTGCGCGCGGTGACGACCTCGGCCGGCCCGATAGCCGGCGACGCCGTGGTCATCTCGATGGGGCCGGAAAGCGGCCTGCTCGGCCGCCGCTACGCCATCGATCTGCCGGTCTATCCGGTCAAGGGCTACACCGCGACGGTGCCGCTGGAGGACGACAGCAAGGGGCCGACCATGGGCGGCGCCGACGAGGATCAACTGATCGCCTATTCGCGGCTCGGCAACCGGCTGCGGCTCGCGTCGACCGCCGAATTCACCGGTTTCGACCGCACCCACAAGCCGAGCGATTTCGCCGCTATGTTCAGGACCGGCAAGGAGCTTTTTCCCGGCGCCTTCGATGAGAGCAAGGCCGAGCTCTGGGCCGGTCTGCGGCCGATGATGCCGAACTCGGTGCCGGTCATCGGCCAGGCACGCTACAGAAACCTCTATCTCGACACCGGCCACGGTCATGTCGGCTGGACCATGGCCTGCGGCTCGGGAAAATTCCTCGCCGATGTGGTCGCCGGCCGCAAGCCGGACATCGATCCGCAAGGGCTGGTCTACAGGGGCTAA
- a CDS encoding ABC transporter permease, with product MKIFLKYREVWLLAAIAVLIGLISMRFPGFAAPGNLRQLFNDTSILMILALGQMAVILTRSIDLSMASNLCFTGMVVAMLNAAHPAIPIPLLIVIALLVGLVLGAINGLLVWRLNIPSIVVTLGTLTIYRGATFVISGGAWVNADQMSPEFIGLQRAAFLGIPVLSWIAILVIALFFLLMTRTALGRSIYAIGVNPTASVYAGIDVRRTKFIVFCISGMTAGLCGYLWISRYVIASVEVANGYELNIIAACVIGGISIAGGIGSVGGAVLGALFLGIISNALPVINISPFWQMAISGSAIILAVVLNARGERRQGRIILKKAEAA from the coding sequence ATGAAGATTTTTCTCAAGTACCGCGAAGTCTGGCTGCTTGCCGCCATCGCCGTGCTGATCGGACTGATCTCGATGCGCTTTCCGGGCTTTGCAGCCCCCGGCAATCTGCGCCAGCTGTTCAACGACACCTCGATCCTGATGATCCTGGCGCTGGGGCAGATGGCGGTGATCCTGACCCGCTCGATCGACCTGTCGATGGCGTCCAACCTCTGCTTCACCGGCATGGTGGTGGCGATGCTGAACGCCGCACATCCGGCAATCCCGATCCCGCTGCTGATCGTCATCGCACTTCTGGTCGGCTTGGTGCTCGGCGCGATCAACGGCCTGCTGGTGTGGCGGCTGAACATCCCGTCGATCGTGGTGACGCTCGGCACGCTCACCATCTACCGCGGTGCCACCTTCGTCATATCAGGCGGCGCCTGGGTCAATGCCGATCAGATGAGCCCTGAGTTCATCGGCCTGCAGCGCGCCGCTTTCCTCGGCATTCCGGTGCTGTCATGGATCGCCATACTGGTCATCGCGCTGTTCTTCCTCTTGATGACGCGCACCGCGCTCGGCCGTTCGATCTACGCCATCGGTGTCAATCCGACCGCATCGGTCTATGCCGGCATCGATGTCCGCCGCACCAAGTTCATCGTCTTCTGCATCTCGGGAATGACCGCCGGTCTCTGCGGCTATCTCTGGATCTCGCGCTACGTCATCGCCTCGGTCGAGGTCGCCAATGGCTACGAGCTCAACATCATCGCCGCCTGCGTCATCGGCGGCATCTCGATCGCCGGCGGCATCGGCTCGGTCGGCGGAGCGGTGCTCGGCGCGCTGTTCCTCGGCATCATCTCCAATGCCCTGCCGGTGATCAACATCTCGCCGTTCTGGCAGATGGCGATTTCGGGCAGCGCCATCATTCTTGCCGTGGTGCTCAACGCGCGCGGCGAACGCCGGCAGGGCCGCATCATCCTGAAGAAGGCGGAAGCGGCATGA
- a CDS encoding ABC transporter permease, translating to MTDTPAPRHIPDRLDNPLSSAIFSWEALLVAVAVAIFAVNSFASPYFLDAWSLSDLTFNFTEKALIALAMALLIISGEIDLSVAAIIALASTIMGMAVQAGAGTPVLVAIGILVGLGCGAFNGLLVTRLGLPSIVVTIGTMSLFRGIAFIVLGDRAYKGYPSSFAFFGQGYVWWVVSFELALFLVAAVIYWFLLHQTSFGRRIFAIGNNPVAAQFSGVRVGRIKFILFCLTGLMAGIASVLITSRLGSTRPSIAQGYELEVITMVVLGGVSILGGAGSILGVVLAAFIMGLVTFGLGLLNVPGIVMSIFIGLLLIIVIALPILWRRVRRERFT from the coding sequence ATGACCGACACCCCTGCACCACGCCACATTCCCGACCGGCTCGACAACCCGCTCAGCTCGGCGATCTTCTCCTGGGAGGCGCTGCTGGTCGCCGTGGCGGTCGCCATCTTTGCCGTCAACAGCTTCGCCTCGCCCTATTTCCTCGACGCGTGGTCGCTGTCGGACCTGACCTTCAACTTCACCGAAAAGGCGCTGATCGCGCTCGCCATGGCGCTGCTGATCATTTCCGGCGAGATCGATCTGTCGGTCGCCGCCATCATTGCGCTGGCTTCGACGATTATGGGCATGGCGGTGCAGGCCGGCGCCGGCACGCCGGTGCTGGTGGCGATCGGCATCCTGGTCGGGCTGGGCTGCGGCGCCTTCAACGGGCTGCTCGTCACCAGGCTGGGCCTGCCGTCGATCGTCGTCACCATCGGCACGATGAGCCTGTTTCGCGGCATCGCCTTCATCGTCCTCGGCGACCGGGCCTACAAGGGTTATCCCTCGAGCTTCGCCTTCTTCGGCCAGGGCTATGTCTGGTGGGTGGTGTCGTTCGAACTGGCGCTGTTCCTCGTCGCGGCGGTCATCTACTGGTTCCTTCTGCACCAGACGAGCTTCGGCCGCCGCATATTCGCCATCGGCAACAACCCGGTCGCGGCGCAGTTTTCCGGCGTGCGTGTCGGCCGCATCAAATTCATCCTATTCTGCCTGACCGGGCTGATGGCAGGCATCGCTTCGGTGCTGATCACCTCGCGGCTCGGCTCGACACGGCCGTCGATCGCGCAAGGCTACGAACTGGAGGTCATCACCATGGTCGTGCTCGGCGGCGTCAGCATCCTGGGCGGCGCCGGCAGCATTCTGGGCGTGGTGCTCGCCGCTTTCATCATGGGGCTGGTGACTTTTGGCTTGGGACTGCTCAACGTGCCCGGCATCGTCATGTCGATCTTCATCGGCCTGTTGCTCATCATCGTCATCGCGTTGCCCATCCTGTGGCGGCGCGTGCGAAGGGAGCGCTTCACCTGA
- the rhaM gene encoding L-rhamnose mutarotase: MPEKYAFKMKLNPGMKAEYKRRHDEIWPSLVALLKQAGVSDYSIHLDEETNTLFGVLWRRDGHGMDELPKHPVMQRWWAEMADIMETEPNNEPVAVPLETMFHME; the protein is encoded by the coding sequence ATGCCCGAGAAATACGCGTTCAAGATGAAGCTCAATCCGGGCATGAAGGCCGAATACAAAAGGCGCCATGACGAGATCTGGCCGTCGCTGGTGGCGCTGCTCAAACAGGCCGGCGTTTCCGACTATTCGATCCATCTCGACGAGGAGACTAACACCTTGTTCGGCGTGCTGTGGCGGCGTGACGGCCATGGCATGGACGAATTACCGAAGCACCCGGTGATGCAGCGCTGGTGGGCCGAGATGGCCGACATCATGGAGACGGAACCGAACAACGAGCCGGTGGCGGTGCCGCTGGAAACAATGTTCCATATGGAATGA